One window from the genome of Nitrospirota bacterium encodes:
- the dnaG gene encoding DNA primase: MKPENLLEEIKSRTDIVDFISDYVPLKKAGQNYKGLCPFHSEKTPSFMVSQSKQIFHCFGCGIGGDVVTFLMKQENLSFSEAIRYLAKKTGIRIAVSKRESERSVKREQILRVNEEAMNFYKKTLHDSKTAMDYLKNRGISNESIKSFALGYAGGNRDDLYAHLKKNGYSDLQLTGAGIAVAEGKGYRDWFRNRIIFPIMNMKNDVIAFGGRVMDSSLPKYINTPETDVFKKSDALFAINLSRDEIRKKDYAIIVEGYLDTIVCHQHGFRNTVAPLGTALTSRHLQKLKVLSRRAVLVFDSDQAGIAAARRSLLVLCENDFRAKVLLLPENEDPDSFLRENGSQPFKKMLSEAASMVVFLMNTSKDKRSDTVREALRIISAVKDLILADEMLSELSDCAGIHETVLREELEKIRKRPGIKAAEKESPGHTVSHREEYILLSTVIAFPEKAEYILSKLDTETLKEESVRAVFGKIRSLAENLTVDRLLATADETERSLITELSLNPGFDQEHVDRNIDDCLQTIQQRRLEAKRRSAEKSGDVALLDSLLKEKQKFLKRAHP, encoded by the coding sequence ATGAAACCCGAAAATCTTCTCGAAGAGATAAAATCCCGAACAGATATTGTCGATTTTATCTCTGATTATGTTCCCTTGAAAAAGGCCGGCCAGAACTACAAGGGTCTCTGTCCGTTTCATTCAGAAAAAACTCCCTCCTTCATGGTCAGCCAGTCAAAACAGATATTCCACTGCTTCGGGTGCGGGATCGGCGGTGACGTCGTCACTTTCCTGATGAAACAGGAGAATCTCTCTTTCAGTGAAGCCATACGGTATCTCGCAAAAAAAACCGGTATCAGAATAGCTGTCTCTAAACGCGAAAGCGAGCGGTCCGTAAAACGTGAACAGATACTCAGGGTCAATGAAGAGGCGATGAATTTTTATAAAAAGACCCTGCATGATTCAAAGACAGCCATGGACTACCTGAAAAACAGGGGGATCAGTAATGAATCGATAAAATCGTTTGCCCTGGGATATGCAGGCGGAAACCGTGACGACCTTTACGCCCACCTGAAAAAAAACGGATATTCGGATCTTCAGCTCACAGGAGCCGGAATCGCAGTTGCTGAGGGGAAAGGGTACAGGGACTGGTTCAGAAACAGGATCATTTTCCCGATCATGAACATGAAAAACGATGTCATCGCTTTTGGCGGGAGGGTCATGGACAGTTCCCTGCCGAAATATATCAATACGCCCGAGACGGATGTATTCAAAAAAAGCGATGCCCTCTTCGCAATCAACCTCTCGAGGGATGAGATAAGGAAAAAAGATTATGCAATAATCGTAGAGGGATATCTTGATACGATTGTATGCCACCAGCACGGTTTCAGAAATACCGTTGCACCGCTGGGCACGGCGCTGACCTCCCGGCATCTGCAGAAACTCAAGGTTCTGTCCCGGAGGGCCGTGCTCGTCTTTGACAGTGATCAGGCCGGCATAGCCGCAGCCCGCAGGTCCCTTCTCGTCCTCTGTGAGAACGATTTCAGGGCAAAGGTGCTGCTACTTCCCGAGAATGAAGACCCTGACAGCTTTCTGCGGGAAAACGGGAGCCAACCTTTCAAAAAGATGCTTTCTGAGGCAGCCTCCATGGTCGTTTTCCTGATGAATACATCGAAAGATAAAAGGAGCGATACGGTCCGGGAAGCGCTCAGAATAATTTCTGCGGTAAAGGACCTTATTCTGGCAGATGAGATGCTGTCGGAACTTTCGGACTGTGCAGGTATTCATGAAACCGTCCTCAGAGAAGAACTTGAAAAGATCAGAAAACGCCCCGGTATCAAGGCTGCAGAAAAGGAAAGCCCGGGTCACACGGTTTCCCACAGGGAAGAATACATTCTCCTGAGTACCGTTATCGCCTTCCCTGAAAAAGCTGAATATATTCTTTCGAAACTCGATACAGAGACGCTCAAGGAAGAATCAGTGCGGGCTGTTTTCGGCAAGATAAGATCTCTTGCAGAGAATCTCACTGTTGATCGTCTTCTCGCAACAGCCGATGAAACTGAAAGATCACTGATTACCGAACTGTCACTGAATCCGGGGTTTGATCAGGAGCATGTTGACAGAAATATTGACGACTGTCTCCAAACAATTCAGCAACGGAGACTGGAGG